Within candidate division WOR-3 bacterium, the genomic segment CAGACAGGAGCGATACGGTACCGGTAGAACTGAAAGACATAAAGGACACGCAGGTTGTCATATATTATACCGAGCCCGCAACGGTAATCGTTAGTTACTCGCACCTCATCGAGAATCTTCAGCATTTCATCGATCAGTACAATGTCACGGACGACATCCGGTTGCTTGAAAAGTTGCGCGCTATGGCATCAGAGACAGATTCAGTGAATATTTCAGATCTTGCAGAGGAAGCGAGGCTTGTTGAACGATTTCAATACCGCCTAGCCGACATGCTCGAAAGAGGTGATGCGACAATTCACGAGACGAAGACGGGTGAAAAAGCAAAAAACATTCTGGTCGAACACTTTGAGTTCATGGCGCATAAGATGGCGGGCCGAGGAGGCAGGCGGTTCTACTTACCAGACCGTACGCTGTTTCTCGAGGTCATCGACTGGATGTCATAGCCAGTCGAACCTGGGCCAGGGGGGCGGCCCATAATAGATATACGTATTCAGTATTGTGAAAAAGTGATTGAAGAAGGAGTGGTATGAAGCGACCAATAGTAGATTACGTCTTGATGTCAGTAGTTGTGACTTCCCTCGTTGTTAACACGATTTTCATCAACATCACACCGCCGGTCATCAAGGCGCTTGTCTATGTTGGCCTCGTTTTGCTTGGAATAGGTATACTGCTTTTAATCATCGCGATCGTTACATTACGGCAAAAAGGCACGGCCAAACTTGTCGACACCGGCATCTACGGCATCGTCAGGCACCCGATATACCTG encodes:
- a CDS encoding isoprenylcysteine carboxylmethyltransferase family protein, with the protein product MKRPIVDYVLMSVVVTSLVVNTIFINITPPVIKALVYVGLVLLGIGILLLIIAIVTLRQKGTAKLVDTGIYGIVRHPIYLAAMIMFFSHIFLGQHLVVLVSTAAAIACCYVSMVSGDQQNIEKFGDDYVQYMKRVPCMNFIAGMARKISSPEK